In one window of Branchiostoma floridae strain S238N-H82 chromosome 14, Bfl_VNyyK, whole genome shotgun sequence DNA:
- the LOC118430772 gene encoding transmembrane protein 143-like — MALSCLKISLGRALAVRPLIQVYRPSPRYNLVFLQYSTSPDKGKDTKKDTKFQSSESLSGYFDKGSSQQAGSSAQQPDSTKQQPDSKPSLGTTADKSQDSTAKIPESKAVPDADPPGKPPADEIPAEVPPSAVPPPPPAKPPAPQIQLSRPELTKEELSRLVLRQDEYVERFIPITRRSLIQHLVQHPGLLTDREKVKFDKFFQALDSAVVTTYHGTLTELKALFDPLNPDKDTISTRQWNRKERAENEFWLLQKLAIVMEKANFHELPKPVVEVALQEHQAGDGVMVRVDASRYDILRFWALGKEVRPPVSVPLAKRLVAALGRLVTRSKKVEPQAQETFKRLVVAVRHTKDGKLTLKAFKDIPINALEQVLPEAKVRMSQFDQAFLYFSVGITSLGMLIKLVTVMAEYQVNWSLIVGGVFGLIAARTWSSYKNRHMRYLAELSKTLYYRNIANNRGLLTLLVDRAEDESVKETLLVYTFLLSYQSPRGPESSTGTTSGAAIGALEKDIEKWVLEKTGSQIRFHADEAVQFLSSFGILKQENNLLSVVPLDTAIACLPWQPVGMDSRSEEFDVEEGYDRRQESKAAEQPRKKWFGLF; from the exons atggcgctgTCCTGTCTGAAAATTTCGTTGGGACGGGCTTTGGCGGTACGGCCGTTGATACAG GTTTACAGGCCAAGTCCAAGATACAACCTAGTATTCTTACAGTACAGCACATCACCTGACAAGGGGAAAGACACAAAGAAAGATACTAAGTTCCAGTCCTCAGAAAGCCTTTCTGGATACTTTGACAAAGGCAGTTCCCAGCAAGCTGGCAGCAGTGCACAGCAACCTGACAGCACTAAACAGCAACCTGACAGCAAGCCATCTTTAGGAACAACAGCAGACAAAAGTCAAGACTCCACAGCAAAAATCCCAGAGTCAAAAGCTGTACCTGATGCAGATCCTCCGGGGAAACCACCAGCTGATGAGATACCTGCTGAAGTACCCCCCTCCGCCGTTCCCCCACCCCCTCCAGCCAAGCCCCCCGCCCCCCAGATCCAGCTGTCCCGGCCTGAGCTGACCAAGGAGGAGCTGTCCCGGCTGGTGCTGCGTCAGGACGAGTATGTGGAACGGTTCATCCCCATCACCCGCCGCTCGCTCATCCAGCACCTGGTCCAGCACCCCGGCCTGCTGACCGACAGGgagaaggtcaagtttgacaagttcTTCCAGGCACTGGACAGTGCTGTGGTCACTACCTACCATGGAACACTCACTGAGCTGAAG GCTCTTTTTGACCCCCTAAACCCTGACAAAGACACGATCAGCACGCGGCAGTGGAACCGTAAGGAGCGTGCGGAGAACGAGTTCTGGCTACTGCAGAAGCTGGCCATCGTCATGGAGAAGGCAAACTTCCACGAGTTACCCAAACCTGTGGTGGAGGTGGCCCTACAGGAGCATCAAGCAGGGGATGGAGTCAtg GTGCGAGTAGATGCCAGCAGGTACGACATCCTTCGCTTCTGGGCACTCGGTAAGGAGGTGCGTCCGCCCGTCTCAGTCCCTCTGGCCAAGCGTCTGGTCGCTGCCCTCGGGCGTCTCGTCACACGGAGTAAGAAAGTGGAACCGCAGGCCCAGGAAACTTTCAAGAGGTTAGTGGTGGCTGTCCGGCACACCAAGGACGGGAAACTCACGCTGAAGGCCTTTAAAGACATTCCCATCAACGCCTTAGAGCAGGTGTTACCTGAGGCTAAGGTGCGCATGAGCCAGTTCGACCAGGCCTTCCTGTACTTCAGCGTGGGCATCACCAGCCTGGGGATGCTCATCAAGCTCGTCACCGTCATGGCAGAGTACCAGGTCAACTGGTCGCTCATCGTGGGCGGTGTGTTCGGGCTGATCGCAGCACGCACCTGGTCGTCTTACAAGAACCGGCACATGCGGTACCTGGCGGAGCTGTCGAAGACGCTGTACTACAGGAACATTGCGAACAACAGGGGTCTGCTGACGCTGCTGGTGGATCGGGCAGAGGACGAGTCGGTGAAGGAAACCCTGCTGGTGTACACCTTCCTCCTCAGCTATCAGTCTCCCAGGGGTCCAGAGTCCAGCACGGGTACAACAA GTGGCGCTGCAATAGGAGCCCTGGAGAAGGACATAGAAAAGTGGGTGTTGGAGAAGACTGGCAGCCAGATCAGGTTCCATGCAGACGAGGCCGTCCAGTTCCTGTCATCCTTCGGAATCCTGAAACAGGAGAACAACCTGCTGAGTGTCGTTCCCCTGGACACCGCCATCGCCTGTCTCCCATGGCAACCCGTAGGAATGGACAGCAGGTCCGAGGAGTTTGACGTGGAGGAGGGATACGACAGACGACAGGAAAGTAAGGCGGCTGAGCagccaagaaaaaaatggtttggACTTTTCTAG
- the LOC118430574 gene encoding zinc finger protein 235-like isoform X3: MTTNGIGFEDGERLSQEDLRLIANKPFQCEECNKRFTELSNLQNHRVTHTGEKPYKCEECSKLFSQLGSLTRHKKTHTGEKPFVCGRCSKQFSRLCHLKTHMRTHTGEKPYKCEECSKRFSDQGDLRDHIRTHTGEKPYMCERCSRQFSRLGSLKQHMRTHTGEKPYRCEECLKQFTSSSGLLSHKRTHTGEKPYKCEECSKPFSHLAAFKAHKRTHSGEKPYKCEVCSKQFRRQGILKAHMRTHTGDKPYKCEECGRQFSESHTLKTHIRTHTGEKPYRCEKCGKQLSQRGNLKIHMRTHTGEKPYKCEECSKQFSYRAVLNAHKRTHSGEKPYKCEVCDKQFSQKAQLKTHMQTHTAG; the protein is encoded by the coding sequence ATGACAACAAATGGCATTGGATTCGAAGATGGTGAAAGACTATCACAGGAAGACTTGCGCTTGATTGCCAATAAACCCTTtcagtgtgaggagtgcaacaaacGGTTCACTGAGCTGAGCAATCTGCAGAATCACAGGGttactcacacaggtgagaagccctacaagtgtgaggagtgcagtaagcTATTCAGTCAGCTAGGTTCCTTGACGAGACACAAgaaaactcacacaggtgaaaagcccTTTGTGTGTGGGagatgcagcaagcagttcagtaggctgTGTCATTTAAAAACTCACATGCGGAcacacacgggtgagaaaccttacaagtgtgaggaatgcagcaagcGGTTCAGTGATCAGGGCGACCTGAGGGACCACATacgtactcacacaggtgagaaaccttacatgtgtgagcggtgcagcagacagttcagtcggctgggttCTCTAAAGCagcacatgagaactcatactggagagaaaccgtacagatGTGAAGAATGCCTCAAGCAGTTCACCTCATCGTCTGGACTCTTGTCGCACAaaaggactcacacaggtgagaaaccttacaaatgtgaggaatgcagcaagcCATTCAGTCATCTAGCTGCTTTTAAGGCACACAAGCGAACCCattcaggagaaaaaccctacaagtgtgaggtgTGTTCTAAACAGTTTCGACGGCAGGGTATactgaaggctcacatgcgaactcatacgggtgacaaaccctacaaatgtgaggagtgcggtaGACAATTTAGCGAATCACACACTCTGAAGACACACATTCGAAcgcataccggtgagaaaccatacagatGTGAGAAGTGCGGCAAGCAGTTAAGCCAGAGAGGTAATCTGAAGAttcacatgaggactcacacaggtgaaaaaccttacaaatgtgaggaatgcagcaagcaATTCAGTTATCGAGCAGTTTTGAATGCACACAAGAGAACCCattcaggagaaaaaccctacaagtgtgaagtGTGTGAtaagcagttcagtcagaaGGCTCagctgaagactcacatgcaaACACATACAGCCGGTTGa